Proteins co-encoded in one Setaria viridis chromosome 9, Setaria_viridis_v4.0, whole genome shotgun sequence genomic window:
- the LOC117835421 gene encoding acireductone dioxygenase 1 produces the protein METEFQDGKQEVIEAWYMDDSQEDQRLPHHREPKEFIPLEKLSELGIISWRLNPDNWEKDENLKKIREARGYSYMDICDVCPEKLPNYEAKIKNFFEEHLHTDEEIRYCLEGSGYFDVRDENDKWIRVAVKKGGMIVLPAGMYHRFTLDTDNYIKAMRLFVGEPVWTPYNRPHDHLPARQEYLDKLVKAEGVNQAVEAR, from the exons GATGGCAAGCAGGAGGTTATTGAAGCATGGTACATGGATGACAGTCAAGAGGACCAGAGGCTTCCTCATCACCGTGAACCCAAAGAATTCATTCCCCTGGAGAAGCTTTCAG AACTAGGAATCATCAGCTGGCGCCTAAACCCTGATAACTGGGAGAAAGATGAGAACCTCAAGAAAATCCGTGAAGCAAGAGGCTACTCTTACATG GACATTTGTGATGTATGCCCAGAGAAGCTGCCAAATTATGAGGCTAAGATAAAGAATTTCTTTGAAGAGCACCTGCATACTGATGAAGAGATACGCTATTGCCTTGAAGGGAGTG GATACTTTGATGTGAGGGATGAAAATGATAAGTGGATTCGCGTAGCAGTGAAGAAAGGAGGCATGATTGTTCTTCCTGCAGGGATGTATCACCGCTTCACATTGGACACAGACAACTACATCAAG GCAATGCGGCTCTTTGTTGGTGAGCCTGTTTGGACACCGTACAACCGTCCCCATGATCATCTGCCAGCGAG GCAGGAGTATCTGGACAAGCTTGTCAAGGCAGAAGGTGTGAATCAAGCTGTTGAAGCTCGCTGA